Proteins found in one Corynebacterium zhongnanshanii genomic segment:
- a CDS encoding flavin reductase family protein gives MSDTLATAFRDVFRGHPAGVALITATVDNQPVGITLSSVASLSLDPLSISFSFMKRTGSAGKLLRADSLLVHFLSDEHADIAQSFARSQDDRFSPPQGWETAPTGEPLLPGCRAVLRVTITDTAVAGDSTLCAAEVLNVWHDPHHSALLFLGHQFYSIDGLTPLR, from the coding sequence ATGTCGGACACTCTCGCCACAGCATTCCGTGATGTGTTCCGCGGCCACCCGGCAGGGGTTGCCCTCATTACCGCCACAGTAGATAATCAGCCGGTAGGCATCACGCTATCTTCTGTGGCGTCTTTGTCTCTCGATCCCCTGTCGATCAGCTTTTCCTTCATGAAAAGAACCGGCTCCGCCGGAAAACTCCTCCGTGCCGATTCCCTTTTGGTGCATTTCCTCAGCGACGAGCACGCCGACATTGCACAAAGCTTCGCGCGCTCCCAAGACGACCGCTTCAGCCCACCCCAAGGCTGGGAGACCGCTCCCACTGGCGAACCCCTCCTGCCAGGATGCAGGGCAGTCCTGCGCGTCACCATCACTGATACGGCCGTGGCCGGAGACTCCACCCTCTGCGCCGCAGAAGTGCTGAACGTGTGGCACGATCCACACCACTCAGCCCTCCTCTTCCTGGGGCACCAGTTCTATAGCATCGACGGGCTGACCCCTTTACGCTAA
- the cmrA gene encoding mycolate reductase (Catalyzes the final step in mycolic acid biosynthesis.) → MSSSLPAATAGSYAVVTGASSGIGAAIAKELARRGYDLILVARTMGPMQEIADAFPDRDVQIRSVDLSDAGARSTLLDELRSTTVSIIVNSAGIATFGNFADLDYSYERAQFELNATALFELTAAVIPGMVSRGTGGIINVGSAAGNTAIPGNATYVGTKAMVNTFTESLHYELAPRGVACTLLAPGPVREEVKEEDKLTEVDDAVPDFLWTTYEDCALDTLNALASNKLRVVPGPLSKAMNWASTYIPRRVASPIIGKFYSKMAAEGDA, encoded by the coding sequence ATGTCCTCTTCCCTCCCTGCGGCCACCGCTGGCTCCTACGCCGTTGTCACGGGCGCGTCCTCCGGCATTGGCGCTGCTATCGCGAAAGAATTGGCTCGCCGTGGTTATGACCTGATCCTGGTGGCACGCACCATGGGGCCGATGCAGGAGATCGCCGATGCGTTTCCCGATCGCGATGTGCAGATCCGTTCCGTCGATTTATCCGACGCCGGCGCGCGTTCCACACTCCTCGACGAATTGCGCTCCACTACTGTCAGCATCATCGTCAATTCCGCAGGCATCGCGACGTTCGGAAACTTCGCGGATTTGGACTACTCCTACGAACGAGCCCAATTTGAATTAAACGCCACAGCGTTATTTGAACTCACCGCTGCGGTCATTCCTGGAATGGTCAGCCGCGGCACGGGCGGCATTATCAACGTTGGTTCTGCCGCTGGCAATACCGCCATTCCAGGCAACGCCACCTACGTGGGCACGAAGGCGATGGTGAACACGTTCACCGAGTCTCTCCACTATGAGCTGGCTCCTCGTGGCGTGGCCTGCACCTTGCTGGCACCAGGTCCTGTGCGCGAAGAGGTCAAGGAAGAGGACAAGCTCACAGAAGTGGACGATGCCGTGCCGGATTTCCTGTGGACCACCTACGAGGACTGTGCGCTGGATACTTTGAATGCGTTGGCGTCTAATAAGCTGCGCGTAGTTCCAGGTCCACTCTCGAAGGCCATGAACTGGGCCTCCACCTACATTCCGCGCCGTGTGGCCTCCCCCATTATCGGCAAGTTTTATTCCAAGATGGCTGCGGAAGGAGACGCCTAA
- the orn gene encoding oligoribonuclease, with the protein MPDTPSQISKHDRIVWADCEMTGLDPERHVLVEIAVIVTDADLNPLDEGIDLVIHATDEQLAQMDDYVTTMHESNGLTEQIKASTLSLSDAEARVLDYIKQFVPVSGQAPLAGNSIGTDRLFINRYMPQLGDYLHYRMIDVSSIKELARRWYPRVYNGQPQKGMSHRALADIQESIRELEFYRQALMPAQDLRTEEVAAAAASAEARCPISGTR; encoded by the coding sequence ATGCCAGATACTCCAAGCCAGATTTCCAAACACGATCGCATCGTGTGGGCCGATTGTGAAATGACGGGACTTGATCCCGAGCGCCACGTTTTAGTGGAAATTGCCGTTATTGTCACCGATGCGGACTTAAACCCCCTCGATGAGGGCATTGATCTGGTTATCCACGCCACCGATGAACAATTGGCGCAGATGGATGACTACGTCACGACGATGCACGAATCCAATGGCCTCACGGAACAGATCAAGGCTTCCACCTTAAGCTTGTCCGACGCCGAAGCGCGCGTCCTGGACTACATCAAGCAGTTCGTGCCGGTCTCTGGCCAGGCGCCGTTAGCGGGCAATTCCATCGGCACCGATCGTCTGTTTATCAACCGGTACATGCCACAGCTTGGGGACTACCTGCACTACCGCATGATTGATGTCTCCAGTATCAAGGAATTGGCGCGCCGCTGGTATCCGCGGGTGTACAACGGCCAGCCTCAAAAAGGCATGTCCCACCGCGCGCTGGCGGATATTCAGGAATCCATTCGGGAGCTCGAGTTTTATCGACAAGCTCTGATGCCCGCTCAAGACCTGCGCACCGAGGAGGTGGCCGCTGCGGCTGCATCCGCGGAGGCTCGTTGTCCGATTTCTGGCACCCGCTAA
- the hemQ gene encoding hydrogen peroxide-dependent heme synthase, which yields MAKKLDFDKLNSTLQYALWSAFQIPAGTLGDDRAAIAAEFQQFLDSYADSGVTVRGVYDVSALRPEADIMFWVHGEDLAELQAFYRAFRRTTQLGKVAVPVRSNAALHRPAEFNRSHVPDFLVDPEPKRWICLYPFVRTPEWYLMDEQERRRMLVQHGMEAREFNMVRANTIPAFGLGDYEWMLAFESPQMEDVVNLMWKMRYTDARNYVSEETPFYSGQWIMDQLPEYIESLP from the coding sequence ATGGCAAAGAAACTAGATTTTGACAAGCTGAACAGCACTCTGCAGTATGCACTGTGGTCCGCCTTCCAGATCCCCGCCGGCACGCTCGGTGACGATCGCGCGGCCATCGCAGCCGAGTTTCAGCAGTTCCTGGACTCCTATGCAGATTCGGGTGTGACCGTCCGCGGCGTGTACGACGTCTCCGCCCTCCGCCCCGAGGCGGACATCATGTTCTGGGTCCACGGCGAAGACCTCGCCGAGCTCCAGGCCTTCTACCGCGCGTTCCGTCGCACCACCCAGCTGGGCAAGGTCGCCGTACCCGTGCGTTCCAACGCAGCCCTCCACCGCCCCGCCGAGTTCAACCGCTCCCACGTCCCCGATTTCCTGGTCGATCCGGAGCCGAAGCGCTGGATCTGCCTCTACCCGTTCGTGCGCACGCCCGAGTGGTACCTGATGGACGAGCAGGAGCGCCGCCGCATGCTGGTGCAGCACGGTATGGAAGCCCGCGAATTCAACATGGTCCGCGCAAACACCATTCCTGCCTTCGGCTTGGGCGATTACGAATGGATGCTGGCCTTTGAATCTCCTCAGATGGAGGACGTGGTGAATCTGATGTGGAAGATGCGTTACACGGACGCCCGCAATTACGTCTCCGAGGAAACTCCGTTCTACTCCGGCCAGTGGATTATGGATCAGCTGCCTGAATACATCGAATCGCTTCCCTGA
- a CDS encoding LLM class flavin-dependent oxidoreductase, whose protein sequence is MTDSHTSPSRVPLSLIDFANIYRGESAADAFARSVTWAQRAESLGFKRIWYSEHHNMPSIASSAPAVLIAHVAAHTASINLGAGGVMLPNHSPLVIAEQFGTLAELHPGRIDLGLGRAPGTDQMTMRALRRDVHAADSFPQDVQELDGYLTDNSLLPGINAVPGRGTNVPLYILGSSLFGAQLAAQLGLPYSFASHFAPGALTQAVQVYRDNYQPSERFPEPYVIAAVNVTAADSEEIAAEHDRRVRRSRVRAMAGKKLTDAELDLVMDSPAGQRILDMLRYTAKGTGEQVVEYLEEFVELSQADELMVALQSPSTPDSLRNMEILAQHWFA, encoded by the coding sequence ATGACTGATTCTCACACCTCCCCCTCCCGCGTGCCACTGTCCCTCATCGATTTTGCGAACATCTACCGGGGCGAATCCGCCGCCGATGCCTTCGCCCGATCTGTCACGTGGGCCCAGCGCGCCGAGTCCTTGGGCTTCAAGCGCATCTGGTACTCCGAGCATCACAACATGCCGTCGATTGCCAGCTCCGCCCCAGCTGTGCTGATTGCTCACGTGGCCGCACACACGGCGTCGATTAATTTGGGCGCCGGTGGCGTGATGCTGCCGAACCATTCCCCTTTGGTGATCGCGGAGCAGTTCGGCACTCTCGCGGAGCTTCACCCGGGCCGCATCGACCTGGGCCTGGGCCGCGCGCCCGGCACGGATCAGATGACGATGCGCGCGTTGCGCCGGGATGTGCATGCTGCCGATAGTTTCCCTCAGGATGTGCAGGAGCTGGATGGCTATCTGACGGACAACTCCCTCCTGCCAGGCATTAACGCGGTCCCTGGCCGCGGGACGAATGTCCCGTTGTACATTTTGGGCTCCTCCCTCTTTGGTGCTCAATTGGCGGCGCAGCTGGGCCTGCCCTATAGTTTCGCGTCCCACTTCGCCCCCGGCGCCCTCACGCAGGCCGTGCAGGTGTATCGGGATAACTATCAGCCGTCTGAGCGTTTCCCGGAGCCGTACGTGATCGCCGCGGTGAACGTCACCGCCGCTGATTCGGAGGAGATCGCCGCGGAGCATGACCGCCGCGTCCGCCGTTCACGTGTGCGGGCGATGGCGGGGAAGAAACTGACCGACGCCGAGCTCGATCTTGTAATGGATTCCCCCGCCGGTCAGCGCATCTTGGACATGCTTCGGTACACCGCGAAGGGCACGGGCGAGCAGGTGGTGGAGTACCTTGAGGAGTTTGTGGAGCTGTCGCAGGCCGATGAGTTGATGGTGGCGTTGCAGTCGCCGTCCACTCCGGATTCCCTGCGCAACATGGAGATCCTCGCGCAGCATTGGTTTGCGTAG
- a CDS encoding AbrB family transcriptional regulator, with protein sequence MLRTLLLVPVAIAGAFFGESIHVPAAWIFSFLVVFGAAAIFGDRQVTPSKKLSTPAQVIIALLCASPLATVDGPTMLSYAAPTAVSVVFTLVVCASASYLLIKIRGIDATTSVLATLAGGASAMSLLAVDLKADAKFVTLTQFLRLSIVVLTLPVFVLWLADEPIRSAPEHIPPSDLLKSALGALVVYGIVWLVTRFINIPSPYLLLALALGVVGLMAGIPAEYLTPRGVLADIAFAIIGVQAGGTLTKGALREFVKSLPVILSAIAVMILGSLMTAWIICTVWGYSMLDAYLATVPGGVYAVLAFAHEAGSDPVVTVIQVMRVIAMLVVGALVPVVFGKRRAG encoded by the coding sequence TTGCTGAGAACTCTTCTCCTGGTCCCAGTAGCGATTGCTGGGGCCTTTTTTGGCGAATCCATCCATGTCCCCGCCGCCTGGATTTTCTCCTTCCTTGTGGTCTTCGGCGCCGCCGCCATCTTCGGTGATCGCCAGGTCACCCCGTCGAAGAAGCTGTCCACGCCCGCGCAGGTCATCATCGCGCTGCTGTGTGCCTCGCCGCTGGCGACCGTGGATGGGCCAACGATGCTGTCCTACGCCGCGCCCACGGCCGTCTCGGTGGTGTTTACTTTGGTGGTGTGCGCCTCGGCGTCGTATTTATTAATAAAAATACGGGGAATCGACGCCACCACCAGCGTCCTCGCCACCCTCGCAGGTGGGGCGAGTGCGATGTCGTTGCTTGCTGTGGACCTTAAAGCCGACGCCAAGTTTGTGACCCTGACGCAATTCCTCCGCCTGTCGATTGTTGTACTGACGCTCCCCGTGTTCGTTCTATGGCTGGCCGACGAGCCGATACGGTCCGCCCCGGAGCACATTCCACCCAGTGACCTGCTGAAATCGGCGCTCGGGGCGCTGGTGGTCTACGGCATCGTGTGGCTGGTGACGCGGTTTATTAACATCCCCTCGCCGTATCTGCTGCTGGCGCTGGCGCTGGGCGTGGTGGGACTCATGGCGGGAATCCCCGCCGAGTACCTCACCCCTCGGGGAGTGCTGGCGGACATCGCGTTCGCGATTATTGGTGTGCAGGCCGGGGGAACTCTCACGAAGGGGGCGCTGCGGGAATTTGTGAAGTCCCTGCCCGTGATCCTGTCCGCCATCGCCGTGATGATCCTTGGCTCCCTCATGACCGCCTGGATCATCTGCACGGTCTGGGGGTACAGCATGCTGGACGCGTACCTGGCTACGGTTCCCGGCGGGGTGTACGCCGTGCTGGCGTTCGCCCACGAGGCGGGATCGGACCCCGTGGTGACGGTCATTCAGGTGATGCGTGTGATCGCGATGCTGGTGGTCGGGGCGCTCGTGCCCGTGGTGTTCGGCAAGCGCCGCGCCGGGTAG
- the bcp gene encoding thioredoxin-dependent thiol peroxidase — protein sequence MTDATQPTRLEVGDAAPDFTLTSDQGTDVSLADYRGKKVIVYFYPRANTPGCTTEACDFRDSLTELNNAGIEVLGISPDSVDALVKFRDQHSLTFPLLSDADKSVMTAWGAFGEKKNYGKVVQGVIRSTFVVNEERKIELAKYNVKATGHVARIAKELSL from the coding sequence ATGACTGATGCAACGCAACCAACCCGCCTTGAGGTGGGCGACGCAGCCCCTGATTTCACCCTCACCAGCGACCAGGGCACGGACGTGTCCTTGGCTGATTACCGGGGCAAGAAAGTAATCGTGTACTTCTACCCCAGGGCCAACACCCCGGGCTGCACCACGGAGGCCTGTGACTTCCGGGACTCCCTCACCGAGCTGAATAACGCCGGCATTGAGGTGCTGGGTATCTCCCCGGACTCTGTGGACGCGCTGGTGAAGTTCCGCGACCAGCACTCCCTCACGTTCCCTCTCCTGTCCGACGCCGACAAGTCCGTCATGACAGCGTGGGGCGCCTTCGGCGAGAAGAAGAACTACGGCAAGGTGGTTCAGGGCGTGATCCGATCCACGTTCGTGGTGAATGAGGAAAGAAAGATCGAGCTAGCGAAGTACAACGTGAAGGCCACGGGGCATGTGGCCCGCATCGCCAAGGAGCTGTCGCTCTAG
- a CDS encoding amidohydrolase: MNPTEVSPADIINEARTDLTWMEDVYKHFHRYPELSGAEEKTAARILEELQRFPDWEVTSTIGGYGITAVRRNGDGPAVLMRADFDGLPVAENTDVDYKSQHSQLNALGQRVPTMHACGHDHHTTSLLGAMALLEDSADRWTGTVIALFQPAEELSVGAFRMVGDGLAQKIPKPDVCLTQHIIAGPAGKIFSAAGPVMTSSTTIEITLFGRGAHASMPHRSVDPVVLAASTIMRLQTIVSREVPPDKFAVITVASVEAGKANNVIPDSAKISLSCRFYDEELRLKCIEAIKRIVRAEVAAAGAEREPEFKFVGLLGATNNSDTVFRTIRPHFDEVFGEDSEDMEPWTASEDFSVIPKHFGVPYLLWTVGITPRAKWQRAQAAGRLDIDIPTNHNPAFLPELSTLEVGARAAATGILACLGAQWAPGEDTTQGGPTAAEIDAVAVETAPAD; the protein is encoded by the coding sequence ATGAACCCCACAGAGGTCAGCCCCGCTGACATCATCAATGAAGCACGTACGGATCTGACGTGGATGGAGGATGTGTATAAGCACTTCCACCGCTATCCAGAGCTCTCCGGAGCCGAGGAAAAAACCGCTGCCCGGATTCTGGAAGAGCTCCAGCGCTTCCCGGACTGGGAGGTGACCAGCACCATCGGCGGTTATGGCATCACCGCGGTGCGTCGCAATGGTGACGGTCCCGCCGTGCTCATGCGCGCCGATTTTGATGGGTTGCCCGTGGCGGAGAACACGGACGTGGACTACAAATCCCAGCATTCCCAGTTGAATGCTCTGGGGCAGCGGGTGCCGACCATGCATGCGTGTGGGCACGATCACCACACCACCAGCTTGTTGGGCGCCATGGCCTTGCTAGAGGATTCAGCCGATCGATGGACGGGAACGGTCATTGCACTGTTCCAACCGGCTGAGGAATTATCGGTGGGTGCCTTCCGCATGGTGGGCGATGGTCTGGCGCAGAAGATCCCGAAGCCAGACGTCTGCCTCACCCAGCACATCATCGCCGGGCCAGCCGGGAAGATCTTTAGTGCGGCGGGTCCCGTGATGACGTCCTCCACCACGATTGAGATCACCTTGTTCGGACGCGGGGCGCATGCCTCCATGCCACACCGTTCGGTGGATCCCGTGGTGCTGGCGGCATCGACGATCATGCGGCTGCAAACCATCGTGTCCCGAGAGGTGCCACCGGATAAGTTCGCAGTGATTACGGTGGCCTCCGTGGAGGCCGGCAAGGCCAACAACGTGATCCCGGACTCGGCAAAGATCAGCTTGTCCTGCCGTTTCTATGATGAAGAGTTGCGCCTCAAGTGCATCGAGGCGATCAAGCGCATTGTTCGTGCGGAAGTTGCTGCGGCCGGCGCGGAACGCGAACCGGAGTTTAAGTTTGTTGGATTGTTGGGGGCGACCAACAATTCCGATACGGTGTTTCGCACCATTCGCCCTCATTTCGATGAGGTGTTCGGTGAGGATTCTGAGGACATGGAGCCGTGGACGGCCTCAGAGGATTTCTCCGTGATCCCTAAACACTTCGGGGTTCCGTACCTGTTGTGGACGGTCGGCATTACTCCGCGAGCGAAGTGGCAGCGTGCACAGGCCGCGGGCCGGCTGGATATTGATATTCCTACGAACCACAACCCGGCGTTTTTGCCGGAGCTCTCCACCCTCGAGGTGGGGGCCCGTGCGGCAGCGACGGGCATTCTGGCGTGCTTGGGTGCGCAGTGGGCGCCTGGTGAGGACACCACGCAGGGTGGACCGACCGCCGCGGAAATTGATGCGGTAGCTGTGGAAACGGCCCCGGCCGACTAA
- a CDS encoding DUF3817 domain-containing protein produces MNETSTTANPIHPERQKRVAKSLKFYSIAAIVTGIWLLILVAEMITKYLILGSENTPEWFTYIGQAHGLFFIIYAITCLDLGTKARWEPGKWITTILAGVIPFLSFIVEAKRRKEVKAAFHI; encoded by the coding sequence GTGAACGAAACCAGCACGACCGCGAACCCCATTCACCCTGAACGACAAAAGCGCGTGGCCAAGTCCCTGAAGTTCTATTCCATCGCCGCGATTGTCACGGGTATTTGGCTCCTCATCTTGGTTGCGGAAATGATCACCAAGTACCTGATCCTCGGCTCCGAGAACACCCCGGAATGGTTCACCTACATCGGCCAGGCTCACGGCTTGTTCTTCATTATTTACGCCATTACCTGCCTGGATCTCGGCACGAAGGCTCGCTGGGAACCCGGCAAGTGGATCACCACCATCCTGGCCGGCGTGATCCCCTTCCTTAGCTTCATCGTGGAGGCAAAGCGTCGTAAGGAAGTGAAGGCCGCCTTTCATATCTAA
- the rph gene encoding ribonuclease PH, giving the protein MSTPSHSDVTRADGRATHELRPVKITRGFTTNPAGSVLVEFGNTRVMCTASVKEGVPRFKKDSGEGWLTAEYSMLPSSTHERMPRESMKGKVKGRTHEISRLVGRALRAAVDLSQLGENTVEIDCDVLQADGGTRTAAITGAYVALADALAVLEQRGVVPGQPLRAPVAAVSVGIIDGVPCVDLPYEEDSRADVDMNVVMTEQGHFVEIQGTGEHAEFSRAELGEMLDLAEGALRQLIDLQNEVLSQPLPTASTRAR; this is encoded by the coding sequence ATGTCTACACCTTCTCATTCTGACGTCACACGCGCCGATGGCCGTGCCACCCATGAGCTCCGCCCAGTCAAAATCACCCGGGGTTTCACCACCAACCCTGCGGGAAGCGTGTTGGTGGAGTTCGGTAACACGCGAGTGATGTGCACCGCCAGCGTGAAGGAGGGGGTGCCGCGCTTCAAGAAGGATTCCGGTGAAGGCTGGCTGACCGCCGAGTACTCCATGCTGCCAAGCTCCACCCACGAGCGTATGCCCCGCGAGTCCATGAAGGGCAAAGTCAAGGGCCGCACGCACGAGATCTCCCGATTGGTGGGCCGGGCGTTGCGCGCCGCCGTGGACTTAAGCCAATTGGGCGAAAACACCGTGGAGATCGATTGCGACGTCCTGCAGGCCGACGGAGGCACGCGCACTGCAGCCATTACAGGTGCTTATGTTGCGCTGGCCGACGCCCTAGCGGTCTTAGAACAACGCGGTGTTGTTCCCGGACAGCCGCTGCGCGCGCCTGTTGCCGCTGTGAGCGTGGGCATCATCGACGGTGTGCCGTGCGTGGACCTGCCGTACGAGGAGGATTCCCGCGCGGATGTGGATATGAACGTCGTGATGACCGAGCAGGGACATTTTGTGGAGATCCAGGGCACCGGCGAGCATGCTGAGTTCTCCCGTGCTGAGCTGGGGGAGATGCTGGACCTGGCGGAGGGGGCGTTGCGTCAGCTCATTGATCTGCAGAATGAAGTGCTCTCCCAGCCACTGCCCACCGCTTCTACGCGAGCTCGCTAG
- a CDS encoding L,D-transpeptidase, which translates to MRRIASTHARKAVVATSVAAFLGLTAACTIDRGDSGSHNGDSASHSQGEDGDSIGLTASVKDNAKGVKVTDTISVEGKDMSTVTLTNDEGTEVAGEFNGDKSKWSSTEKLGYNRTYTLTAKSGDKTLKKTFSTTQADYVADSALSPLDQSTVGIAQSVALFFDTPVSNKKAVQDAISVETSNNTEGAFYWLTDQSLRWRPKEFWKPGTEVTVKSNLYGVEVSDGVFGDADREASFTIGDDVRAEVDDATKIMTVTKNGEVIKTMPVSNGRDSAQWATPNGTYTVGDQYDTLTMDSNTYGLAPENGGYVTPVNYATQMSWSGIYIHGAPWSVYAQGNTNTSHGCVNVSDANAQWVYENLKRGDVVIVKNTVGGQLDGHDGLGDWQIPWEEWSNGNA; encoded by the coding sequence ATGCGCCGCATAGCTAGTACTCACGCACGCAAGGCTGTAGTTGCCACCTCCGTTGCAGCCTTTCTTGGATTGACCGCCGCCTGCACCATTGATCGTGGTGATAGCGGGTCCCATAACGGGGATTCTGCATCCCATTCCCAGGGGGAGGATGGCGACTCCATCGGTCTGACCGCGTCCGTGAAAGATAATGCAAAGGGTGTGAAGGTCACGGACACCATTTCGGTGGAGGGTAAGGACATGTCGACGGTGACCCTGACCAATGACGAAGGCACCGAAGTCGCCGGCGAGTTCAACGGTGACAAGTCGAAGTGGTCGTCCACGGAGAAGCTGGGTTACAACCGCACGTACACGCTGACGGCGAAGTCGGGGGACAAGACCCTTAAGAAGACGTTCTCCACCACCCAGGCTGATTACGTCGCAGATTCTGCGTTGTCACCGTTGGATCAGTCCACGGTGGGTATTGCCCAGTCCGTGGCTCTGTTTTTCGATACCCCTGTGTCCAACAAGAAGGCGGTTCAGGACGCCATTTCCGTGGAGACCAGCAACAACACCGAGGGTGCGTTCTACTGGCTCACGGACCAGAGCCTGCGGTGGCGCCCGAAGGAGTTCTGGAAGCCAGGCACGGAGGTGACCGTGAAGTCCAATCTCTACGGCGTGGAAGTATCCGATGGTGTGTTTGGTGACGCGGACCGTGAGGCGTCGTTCACGATTGGGGATGACGTGCGTGCGGAGGTGGACGATGCTACGAAGATCATGACGGTCACGAAGAACGGCGAGGTTATTAAGACCATGCCTGTGTCCAACGGCCGTGATAGTGCGCAGTGGGCTACTCCGAACGGCACGTACACGGTGGGCGATCAGTACGATACCCTCACGATGGATTCCAATACCTATGGTCTGGCCCCGGAGAATGGTGGTTATGTCACGCCGGTGAATTACGCCACGCAGATGAGCTGGTCTGGCATTTACATTCACGGTGCTCCGTGGAGTGTGTATGCGCAGGGTAATACCAATACGTCGCATGGTTGTGTGAATGTGTCTGACGCGAATGCGCAGTGGGTGTATGAGAACCTGAAGCGTGGCGACGTGGTGATCGTGAAGAATACGGTGGGCGGTCAGCTGGATGGCCACGATGGCCTGGGTGACTGGCAGATTCCGTGGGAGGAGTGGTCGAACGGCAACGCGTAA
- a CDS encoding non-canonical purine NTP pyrophosphatase — MKVLVASRNAKKLKELQRVLQAADVQGIELVSLADIDEYPESPETGATFVANAQIKTQDGVRYAGLPTIADDSGIRVDRLNGMPGVLSARWSGTHGDDAANNALLLAQLKDFTDPEERGAQFVSACVLQLPADLAEQTGMQEVYAVEGVWEGSLLMEEQGAGGFGYDPLFSPVEEPGRSAAELSPERKDELSHRGKALAQLVEPLRRLAQH, encoded by the coding sequence ATGAAGGTTTTAGTGGCATCACGGAATGCAAAGAAGCTTAAAGAACTCCAGCGCGTGCTGCAGGCGGCGGATGTTCAGGGGATTGAGCTGGTGAGCTTGGCGGATATTGATGAGTACCCGGAGTCCCCGGAAACGGGAGCTACGTTCGTGGCTAATGCTCAGATTAAGACGCAGGATGGTGTGCGTTACGCGGGCCTTCCCACTATTGCGGATGATTCGGGGATCCGGGTGGACCGGCTGAATGGCATGCCGGGTGTGCTCTCGGCGCGTTGGTCGGGAACCCACGGGGATGACGCGGCGAATAACGCGCTTCTGCTGGCGCAATTGAAGGACTTCACGGATCCTGAGGAACGTGGCGCACAGTTTGTCTCTGCGTGTGTTTTGCAGCTGCCGGCAGACCTTGCCGAGCAGACCGGCATGCAGGAGGTCTATGCCGTGGAAGGTGTGTGGGAGGGCTCCCTCTTGATGGAGGAACAGGGCGCGGGTGGATTCGGCTACGATCCGCTGTTCAGCCCAGTGGAGGAGCCCGGCCGCTCAGCTGCAGAGTTGAGCCCAGAGCGCAAGGACGAGCTATCCCATCGAGGAAAGGCGCTGGCGCAACTGGTGGAGCCTCTGCGTCGGCTGGCACAGCATTGA
- a CDS encoding DUF3618 domain-containing protein has product MARSIDAIQRDIERTRNQLAKTLDELAVRADPKNLADDARGQVMDTVKDPKVQMILGGVVAGVVVLTALALSSKRKEKKQIKEIQRLLAAARN; this is encoded by the coding sequence GTGGCCCGTAGCATCGATGCCATTCAGCGCGATATTGAGCGCACCCGCAATCAGCTCGCCAAGACCCTTGATGAGCTGGCAGTCCGTGCAGACCCTAAGAACCTTGCCGATGACGCCCGCGGTCAAGTGATGGATACCGTGAAGGATCCGAAGGTGCAGATGATCCTCGGTGGCGTGGTTGCCGGCGTGGTTGTCCTGACGGCTTTGGCGCTGTCCTCGAAGCGCAAGGAGAAGAAGCAGATCAAGGAGATTCAGCGTCTCCTCGCGGCTGCCCGCAACTAA